A genomic segment from Sparus aurata chromosome 10, fSpaAur1.1, whole genome shotgun sequence encodes:
- the LOC115590079 gene encoding tyrosine-protein kinase receptor TYRO3-like isoform X1: protein MEGDDVTLTCTTETSNLSAAFYKDGSFIRTEPTGHMTIHHVSRSDEGLYKCNTISDGESPPSWISVTGVILSTGKPTTLAPPPSAAPPPDSTPLFLVLLHPVVFCPYFISTVIMVSLYRHKSTGNDLSVSMATAPPNRPEEGVAEDADDIMSVSAAHHF, encoded by the exons atggagggagatgatgtcactctcaCCTGTACAACAGAGACCTCCAACCTCTCAGCTGCTTTCTATAAAGATGGCTCCTTCATCAGGACTGAGCCTACAGGTCACATGACCATCCACCATGTTTCCAGgtctgatgaaggactctacaAGTGTAACACCATCAGTGATGGAGAGTCTCCACCCAGCTGGATCTCTGTCACAG GTGTGATTCTCTCTACAGGTAAACCAACAACCTTAGCCCCGCCCCCATCTGCAGCCCCGCCCCCTGACTCCACCCCCCTCTTTCTTGTGCTCCTCCACCCGGTGGTGTTCTGTCCGTACTTCATCTCCACTGTCATCATGGTGTCTTTATATCGACACAAGTCCACAG GAAATGATCTATccgtctccatggcaacagcacCTCCCAACCGACCTGAGGAGGGCGTGGCTGAGGatgctgatga
- the LOC115590079 gene encoding uncharacterized protein LOC115590079 isoform X2 has product MEGDDVTLTCTTETSNLSAAFYKDGSFIRTEPTGHMTIHHVSRSDEGLYKCNTISDGESPPSWISVTGKPTTLAPPPSAAPPPDSTPLFLVLLHPVVFCPYFISTVIMVSLYRHKSTGNDLSVSMATAPPNRPEEGVAEDADDIMSVSAAHHF; this is encoded by the exons atggagggagatgatgtcactctcaCCTGTACAACAGAGACCTCCAACCTCTCAGCTGCTTTCTATAAAGATGGCTCCTTCATCAGGACTGAGCCTACAGGTCACATGACCATCCACCATGTTTCCAGgtctgatgaaggactctacaAGTGTAACACCATCAGTGATGGAGAGTCTCCACCCAGCTGGATCTCTGTCACAG GTAAACCAACAACCTTAGCCCCGCCCCCATCTGCAGCCCCGCCCCCTGACTCCACCCCCCTCTTTCTTGTGCTCCTCCACCCGGTGGTGTTCTGTCCGTACTTCATCTCCACTGTCATCATGGTGTCTTTATATCGACACAAGTCCACAG GAAATGATCTATccgtctccatggcaacagcacCTCCCAACCGACCTGAGGAGGGCGTGGCTGAGGatgctgatga